TATGCTTCAGCAGCCGGGGCCGTCACCGCGTCCTCGCTCGGCGCGGCGGCGTCCGTCGTCAGCGTCAGGCCTGAGCCGTCGGGGAGGGCGTCGATCTCGACCGTGTCGCCCTCGCGGACGAACCCGGCCAGCATCTGCTCGGCGAGCTGGTTGGCGATCTCGCGCTGGAGCACGCGCTTCAGGGGCCGCGCCCCGAAGACCGGGTCGTAGCCCTTCCGGGCAGGGCAGCTTCGCTCTCCACGATGGAGTCGGTCCGTACTTTCAGCCGAAACCTGCCGACTCCTATGCAGCACGCTATCGCGGACATTCTCCGCACTAGCGACTACAGCTGACGGCGTCAGCAGCCCGCGTTTGTCCTCACCGAACTCTGCCCTATGACGATCGTCGATCTCCTTGCCCGCCGCGAAGGCATCGACTTCGAGGTCAAGGCTGCCCAGGGGCGGGAAGGCCTCGGCGAGGTCCCACGCTCGGTCTGGGAGACCTACTCCGCGATGGCAAATACGCAGGGCGGCGAGATCGTTCTCGGCGTGAAAGAGTACCCGGACGGCACACTGGACATCCTCGGTCTTGCCCGCCCCGAGCAAGTGCTGAAGTCGTTCTGGGATGAGGCCAACAATCCGAATACAGTCAACCTCAACATCCTCCGCAACCACGACGCGCAGATTGTGGAGGACGGGGGGCGGGCCGTTGTCCACATCTCCGTACCGCGCGCCTCCCGCGAGCAGCGGCCGGTGTACGTCGGCCCGAACCCGCTCACCAGTACCTACCGACGCAACCATGAGGGCGATTACCGCTGTCCTGAGCGCGAAGTCCGCCGGATGATCGCCGACGCCGAGCAGGACCAGCGCGACGCCCGCATCCTCCCTGGCTACACTCTCAATGATCTCGACGCCTCCAGCGTCGTGTCCTACCGCAACGAGTTTCGGTCCGCCAACCCGAACCACGTCTGGCTTACCGAGGACGACCTTGGACTGCTAACGCAACTCGGTGGCTGGCGACGCGACCGCCAGACCGATGAGATGGGCCTCACGCTCGCAGGCGTGCTCATGTTCGGCTCGCTGCGCGCCATCTTGGACGCGCTCCCGGACTACGTCCTCGACTACCGCGAGGTCCCGGAAGACACTCCCCGCCTGCGCTGGGCGGACCGCGTCACCACGGACGGGACATGGTCAGGCAACCTGTACAGCTTCTACCGCCGTGCGTTCGCCCGCCTCACCGACGGCCTCCGGATTCCATTTGTGACGGAGGCTGGGCGGCGCGTGGATGAAACGCCCGTCCACCGGGCGCTCAAAGAGGCCCTCGTCAATGCGTTGATCCACGCGGACTATTCCGCAAGTACACCCATCCTAATCCAGAAGACGCACGGTCTGTTCTCATTTCGCAACCCTGGCTCGCTCCGCATCCCGCCCGGGCGCGTCCGCGCTGGAGGCACGAGCGACTGCCGCAATCGGAACCTCCAGAAGATGTTCCAGATGATCGGCGCGGCAGAGCAGGCAGGCTCCGGTTTCCCAACAATCGTAGGTGCCTGGAAGGATCAACACTGGCGTCCTCCAAGCCTGGTCGAGCGGTTCGAGCCCGAGCACATCACGCTGCGTCTGTCGATGGCAAGCCTGCTACCGGAAGATGTTGTCGCAAGGCTACGTGCTCGTTTTGGTGAAGCGTTCGCCGAACTGAGTGAGGTCGAGCGAACAGCCGTCGTGACTGCAGCCGTCGAGGGGAAAGTCAGCAACGGGCGCCTGCAAGACCTCTATGATCTCCACCCAGCCGCTATCACGGAGATTCTGGGCCGACTCGTAGCGGCAGGCTTCCTCGTTTCTCAAGGCACCAAACGTTGGACTACGTACATCCTCTCGCCAGACCGAACTCCAAACCTGTTTGATACAGAAGAGGAGACCTTTGACACTGATCAAAGCCCGACGGAGAGTGATCAAACCCCGGGCGACACTGATCAAAGCCCGACGGAGAGTGATCAAACCCCGGGCGACACTGATCAGTCCGAAGAACTAGACCTCTCCCCTTACATCCGTGCTGCTGGGAGTGTGCGAAGCTCAGGGTGGGCACCTCCAGAAGCGACGCGCCAAGCGCTCTGGAACGCTCTTGTTGTTGCGCAAGAGCGCAATGAGTACCTCAGCGTGGATAATCTGACGGTTATTCTCAACAGGTCTAAACCATCGATCTACCGCTACTTGAGAGCCTTAAGAGAGAAAATCGAAACACGGTTTGTGGGAGACCGCGCTCCTGGTCAGGGCTACCGTGCTCAGGCGTCGCGCTAGCTATGCTGTAGCTCCTATGCCTCGGCCGCCGGAGCCGTCACGGCGTCCTCACTCGGCGCGGCGGCGTCGGTGGTGAGCGTCAGGCCTGAGCCGTCGGGGAGGGCGTCGATCTCGACCGTGTCGCCCTCGCGGACGAACCCGTCCAGCATCTGCTCGGCGAGTTGGTTGGCGATCTCGCGCTGGAGCACGCGCTTGAGCGGGCGCGCCCCGAAGACGGGGTCGTAGCCCTTGCGGGCGAGGTAGTCCCGCGCCGCGTCCGTCAGCGTGAGGTCGATCCCGCTCTTGGCAGCGAGGCGGCGGAGGTTCTCGAACTGGATCCCGACGATGTGGCCGATCTCGACCCGCCCGAGCGGCTGGAAGACAATCGTCTCATCGATCCGGTTGAGGAACTCCGGCCGGAGCGTCTGCTTGAGCAGGTTCTGCATGTCGGTCTGCAGGCCCTCCGCCTGCTCGTCGGTGAACGGCTCGTCGCCCGCCAGTTCCATCCGGCGCTTGATGAGGTCCGAGCCGAGGTTGCTCGTCATAATCACGATGGTGTTCGTGAAGTCGACCGTGCGGCCCTGGTTGTCGGTCAGCCGCCCGTCGTCGAGGACTTGCAGGAGGACGTTGAAGACCTCGGGGTGGGCCTTCTCGAACTCGTCGAGGAGGACGACCGAGTAGGGGCGCCGGCGGACGGCCTCGGTGAGCTGCCCGCCCTCGTCATACCCCACATACCCCGGAGGTGCGCCGATGAGCCGCGAGACGGCGTGGCGCTCCTGGTACTCCGACATGTCGATGCGGACGACGGCACCCTCGTCGTCGAAGAGCTGCTCGGCGAGGGCTTTGGCGAGTTCGGTCTTGCCGACGCCCGTCGTGCCGAGGAAGATGAACGAGCCGATGGGGCGGCTTGCCTCCTGGAGTCCGGCGCGGCCCCGGCGGACGGCGTTCGAGACGGCCGCCACGGCGTCGGACTGGCCGATCACGCGGCGCTCCAGGTCACGCTCCATCCCGAGGAGTTTTTCCTTCTCCGCCTCCAGCATCTTCGCCACCGGAATGCCCGTGGCGCGGCTGACGACCTCGGCGATGTCCGAAGCCCCGACCTCTTCCTTGAGGAGCGCGCCGCCCGCCTGAAGCTCGTCGAGCCGAGCATTCGTCGCCTCGATCTGCGCTTCCAGGCCGGGGACCTGGCCGTAGCGGATCTCGGCGACGCGGCCGAAGTCGCCCTGGCGCTCGAGCTCCTCGGCTTCGACGCGGAGGCGGTCGATCCCTTCCTTCGCCGCCTGCACGGCCTCGATGAGTGCCTTCTCCTGCTCCCACCGGGCGCGGAGGCGGTCGCGCTCCTCTTCGAGGTTGGCCAGCTCCTCGGTGATGACCTCGACTTGTGCGTCGTCGCCCTCGCGCTTGACGGCCTCGCGCGCGATCTCGCGCTGGCGGATCTCGCGCTCTAGCTGGTCGAGTTCTTCCGGCATCGAGTCGATCTCGATGCGGAGGCGGGAAGCGGCCTCGTCGACCAGGTCGATGGCCTTGTCCGGGAGGAAGCGGTTGGTGACGTAGCGGTCCGAGAGCTCGGCCGCAGCGACGATTGCGCCGTCGGTGATGCGGACGCCGTGGTGCATCTCGTAGCGGTCCTTGATGCCGCGCAGGATGCCGACTGTGTCCTCGACCGACGGCTCGCCGACGAGGACCATCTGGAAGCGGCGCTCGAGCGCCTTGTCCTTCTCGAAGTACTTGCGGAACTCGTCGAGCGTCGTCGCGCCAATCGCGCGGAGGTCGCCGCGGGCGAGGGCAGGCTTGAGGATGTTGGCCGCGTCCATCGCCCCCTCGGCCGCGCCGGCCCCGACGAGCGTGTGGAGTTCGTCGATGAAGAGGATCACCTCGCCGTCCGAGTCGGCGACCTCTTTGACGACGGCCTTGAGCCGGTCCTCAAACTCGCCGCGGTACTTCGCGCCCGCAATCAGCGCGCCCATGTCGAGCGCGAGGAGGCGCTTCGACTTGAGACCCTCGGGCACGTCGCCCTGGACGATGCGGATCGCCAGCCCCTCGGCAATCGCGGTCTTGCCAACGCCCGGCTCGCCGACGAGGACGGGGTTGTTTTTGGTCCGGCGGCTGAGGATCTGGAGGACGCGGCGGATCTCCTCGTCGCGCCCGATGACAGGGTCGATCTTGCCCTTGCGCGCCGCCTCGCCGAGGTCGCGGGCGTAGCGGTTGAGGGCCTCGTACTTGGCCTCGGCGTAGGGGTCGGTGACGCGCTGGCCGCCGCGCATGGCCTGCATCGCTTCGAGGACGCGCTCCTTCGTCACGTTCTGCTCGGCGAGGGCCTGCCCGATGGCAGTGCTGCTCTCAGCCATCGCCAGGAGCAGGTGCTCGGTGGCGACGTACGCGTCGCCGAGCGCCTCGGCTTCGCTGAGCGCCCGGTCGAAGACGGTGTTGAGGTCGTTGCCGACGTACTGCCCGCCGACGCTCGCACCCGAGACTTTGGGGAGCATGCCGAGGGCACCCTCGGTCTTGGCGGCGATGAAGTCGAGGTTGGCGCTCAGGCGCGAGAGGAGGGTCCGCACGACGGAGCCCTCGTCGGCGAGAAAGGCTTTCATCAGGTGCGGCGGCTCGAGGCCCTGGTGGTTCAGGCTGGCGGCCAGGTCGAGCGCGGCCTGCACGGCCTCCTGCGCCTTGACAGTAAACTTCTGGAGGTTCATTTCGAGTGTCGAATGGCGAGCTTGGAGTGGCGAACGGGACCCGCTGCCCCTTCGAAATCTGTACCACCTCACAGGCGTCTGTCACGGTGGCAGAGGGGGGTGCGCCTGCGGCGCGGGATGCGAGGAGAGGAAGGAATGGAAGGACGATGAGGAAGGTGGGAAGGGAACGGGCGAGAGGGCGGCCGCGAGGGATCGCCCCTGCGGGTGCCGGCGCGCGGACCGCTGCTTGTGCCCTCCTCCCATGCTCTCCATTCCCCCCGCGCCGTTCTATCCACCGAAACCGCCCCGCCGCTCCGCCATTGAACCCGCTCACCTCTTTCATCATCCTCTCCTTGCTTCCCATGTCCGACACCTCCGTTAAGAAAGTCGACTCCGCCCACTCGCCGACCGGCGACCTCGGCCAGGCCTACCTCGTCTCCGGCACCCGCATGGCGATGCGCCTGTGGGAGATCGGCCCCACCGACGGCATCGGGGCGCACACGCGGCCGTACGAGACCGTCGGCTACGTGATCGAGGGCAAGGCCGAACTGCACCTGGGCGAGCAGGTGGTGACGCTCGCGCCCGGCGACTCGTGGCTCGTCCCCGAAGGCGCGGAGCACCACTACGTCGTCCACGAGCACCTCAAGGCAGTCGAGGCGACAGCGCCGCCTGCGCCGGAGGCGGCCGATGTGTCGGAGGCGGCTGATCGTAAGTAGCCGTACGTGGTGGCGCTGACGGCGAACGCGATGCGGGGGAACGCGAGCGTTGCCTGAACGCGGGGGCGGACGACTACCTGGCCAAGCCCGTCGACCGGCAGGCGCTGAGGCAGGCGTTGGAGCAGCACACCGCCGAGGCACCCGGGTGACCAGCGGCACCGGCTGGAGAAGGTAAACGGGAGCCGCGCCCGGAGGTCTCTTAGCAGGGTGCGCGGGGTACCGATAACGGGGGCTGTGTTCCCTATCGTTTTCTGTCCGTGCCTGATCTCTCACCCCGCTCGCTCCGCCGACGGCTGACGCTGCGCTACGTCCTAGCCCTGACCGCGGTCGCGGTGCTCGTCCTGGCCGGCCAGGTGCTCGTTCAGTTGTCTCTGCACGACCAAGCGGCCGACGGGCGCGAGGTCAACCTCGCCGGGCGGCAGCGGATGCTCAGTCAGCGCATCGCCAAGCACGCCCTGGCCGCGGTCTCCGGCATGGACCGCGACCGGCACCTGGCCGCGCTTGACACCGACGTCCAGGAATGGCAGCGGGTCCACCGAGACCTGCTCCGCGGCAGCGACGCGCTCGGCCTGCTCGGTCTGGCGAGTGCGCCGATCTACGCCTCGCTCGACTCGCTCTCCGGCACGGTCGAGGACGCGGGGGCGGCGGCGCAGACACTGCGGACTGCCGTCTTGCGGGACGACGACGAGGCCGCGCAGCAAGCCCTGGCCGCGCTGCTCAGCGCGGAGCAGACCTTCCTCACAGCCATGGACCGGGTCGTCTTTGCCCTCGATGCCGACTCCCGCTCCGCTGTCGCCTGGCTGCGATGGGTCGAGGGCGCAATGTTGCTGGTCACCCTCCTTGTCCTCTTTTTCGAGGCGCGGTTCGTGTTCCGCCCGGCGGTTCGGTGGACGGCCGAATCGGTGGCCAAGCTCGCCGAGCAGCGTGAGCTGCTCCGCACGATCTTCAACCACGCGCCGGACCCGATCTTCGCCATCGACCGCGAGGAGCGGTACGTGATGTCGAGCCATGCCCACGCCCACATTCTAGGCTTCGAGGACCCCGAGCAGGTCCTCGGCCTGACGGTGTTCGACATAATGCCGGCCGAGGTCGCCGAGGCGATCTCAGAGGCCGACCGGAGCGTGATGGAGACCGGCGAGCCGACACTCGGCAACGAACTCGAGGTGTCGCTGCAAGGGCAGAGCCGCTGGGTCGTCGTGTCCTGCGTCCCTCTCCGCGATGACACCGACGCCGTGGTGGGCTTGGTGGGCATCGTCCGCGACATCACCGAGGCCAAGCAGCGCGAGCAGGAGATCGCCGAGAAGGAGGCACTGCTCCGCACGATCATCGACGCCGTCCCGGACCCCATCTTTGCCAAGGACCGCGAGGGGCGGTGCATCGCGCGCAACCTCGCCGACGCCCACCTCATCGGCTACGACAGCGTCGAGCCCACCCTCGGCCTGACCGTCTTCGATGCCGTCCCCGAGCCCGTCGCCGAGAGGCTGTGGGAGGCCGACCTCCAGGTGATGGAGCGTGGCGAGCCCCAGATCGACCGCGAGACCCACCTCGCCTTCGACGGCAACGACCGGTGGGTGCTCTCGTCCAAGATTCCGCTCCGCGGCGAAGACGGCGAGGTCGTCGGGATGGTTGGCGTCATGCGCGACATCACCGAGCAGAAGCAGGCCGAGGTCCGCCTCCGCGAGGCCAAAGAGAAGGCCGAGCAGGCCACGCGCGCCAAGAGCGAGTTCCTGGCCACGATGAGCCACGAGATCCGCACCCCCATGAACGGCGTCATCGGCATGACCTCGCTGCTCCTGGACACCGACCTGGACGCCGAGCAGCAGGACTTCGTCGAGACGATCCGCACCTCCGGCGACGCGCTGCTGACGCTCATCAACGACATCCTCGACTTCTCCAAGGTCGAGGCCGGCCACCTCGACCTGGAGATCCATCCCTTCGACCTCCGCACGGTCGTCGAGGAGGCGCTGGACCTGGCCGCGCCGAAGGCGGCCGAGAAGGGCATCGCGCTGGCCTACCTGATCGAGGATGGCACGCCGGGGGCGGTCGAGGGCGACGCGGCCAGGCTGCGCCAGGTGCTGGTGAACCTGGTCGGCAACGCGGTCAAGTTCACGGCCGAGGGGAGCGTCTTCGTCCGGGTCGCGGCCGTCCCCCTGGACCCGGACGCCGGGACGCGGTGCGTGCTCCATGTGGCGGTCGAGGACACGGGGATCGGGATCGCCGAGGACAAGCTGGAGCAGGTTTTCGAGAGCTTCAGCCAGGCCGACGCCTCGACGACGCGCCAGCACGGCGGCACGGGCCTGGGGCTGACGATCAGCCGCCGCCTGGTGGAGCTGATGGGGGGACGGATCGGGGTCGAGAGCGAACTCGGTGTCGGCTCCACGTTCCGCTTCAGCGTCAACGTGGCCGCGGCGGCGAGCACGAAGCGCGTCTTCCTGCGCGCCGAGCCGCCGGAGCTCTCGGGCCGGCGCGTGCTGATCGTGGACGACAACGCGGTCAACCGCCGCATCCTCGGGCGCTTCGCCGAGCGCTGGGGAATGCCCGCTGCGGTGGCCGGCTCCGGGGCCGAGGCGCTGCGCCTGGCGTCGGAGGCTGCCGACCGTGGGCAGCCGTTCGAGGTGGTGCTGTTGGACATGCAGATGCCCGAGATGGACGGCCTCGCGGTGGCCGAGGCGCTCGCCCGGACCGCCCCCCGGCCGGTCGTCGTGATGCTGACCTCGATCCACCGCGACAGCGCGCTCGCGCAAGAGGGCACCCTCGACGCGGTGCTCTACAAGCCGATCAAGCCCGGCCGGCTCTACGACACCCTGATCGGCGTCTTCGAGCAGAGCGAGGCCCCCGCCGCGACGCTGGCCGTGCCGGAGGCTGCGCCCGTCGAGGCCGAGGCGGCCGGTGCCGAGGAACCGTCGTCGCTGCGGATCCTCCTGGCCGAGGACAACGTGGTCAACCAGAAGGTGGCGCTGCGCATGCTCGAGCGCCTGGGCTACCGCGCCGACGTGGCCGCCAACGGGGCCGAGGCGCTGGCGGCGCTGCGCCTGCACTGCGAGGCGGGTCAGCCGTACGAGGTGGTGCTGATGGACGTGCAGATGCCGGAGATGGACGGGCTTGAGGCGACGCGCCGGGTGCGCGCGGAGCTGAGGCACCAGCCGTACATCGTGGCGCTGACGGCCAACGCGATGCAGGGGGACCGGGAGCGCTGCCTCAACGCGGGGGCGGACGACTACCTGGCCAAGCCCGTCGACGTCCAGGCGCTGAGGCAGGCGTTGGAGCAGCGCACCGTCGAGGTGCCCGACGCCTCGGAGGCTGCCCCGGCGGTCTCTAGCGCCGAGGTGAGCAAGGTCCGCGCGGCCGTCGCCGCCCAGATCGGCGACGACGACCCGGAGTTTGTCCGCGAGATCACGAGCAGCTACCTCGAAAGCACCGAGTCGCTGCTGAACCTGGCGCGCGCGAGCCTCTACGCCAACGACATCGCGGCGGCCGTCCGGGCCGCGCACACGCTGAAGTCGAGCAGCGCGCAACTCGGGTTCGAGGACCTGGCCGAGCAGTCGGCCACGCTGGAGGAAGACATCCAGAACGCGCGCCTGGCCGAAGCCGCCAGCGGGCTGCGCACAGTCGAAGACGAGTTCGCGCGCGTCCGCCCGCTCGTGCAGGCGCTGCTCCGGGAGCTACCCGGTGCGGAGGGCGACACGGACGGGCCGCCCCCCGGCGGGGCTCACTTCCCGAACTGGATCACCAAGCCGAGCTGAGGCCGCAGCAGGTTCGTCTCCGACTCCCGGATGACCCCGACGCGTCCATCCTCGGTCGGGACGCCGTCCAGCACGTAGCGCGCCTGCTCGCCGAAGAGATACCGGGCTCCGACCTCGAGAAATGCCTCGAACGGCGTCCCGTTGTCGTCTCCGTCGGCGAGGCGGATCAGGAGGCCCGCTCCGGCACCGTAGCTCAGCGCGAAGTCGTCGAGGACGGTCGAGGAGGTGACGTTGCGCCCCACGACGGCGTCGCTGCCGAGGTCGAGCAGGTCGCCCCCGTCGACGAGGAAGACCTCCTGCTCGGAGCGCACGCGGGTCCTGAAGTAGTTGAAGCCGCCGAGCGCGTCGATGTAGGGCCGGACCGCCCCGCCGTTGGGGACGAGCCGGAGGACGCCGTAGAGGTGCGAGATGCGGTTCGTGGTCTCGACCTCGCCGAGGAACGCGCTCTGCCCATCGATCTGGGCCGGGAGCGGTTGGGCCTGCTGGCCGTAGGTCAGGACGCCGCCGTCGAGCCCGACCGCAACGGGTACCACTCCGGCGTGGAACAGCACCTGTCCTGACACGCCGATGCCGACGTCGTCGAGTTGCTCCTCGAAGTCGTCGAAGGGCACGCCGCCTTCGACGGAGAGGCCGAGGTAGGTGGACTGCGCGGCAGCGGGCGCGGAGAGAAGAAGGACTGCGACGAAGAAGCAGAGGAAGCGAGGCATAGGACACAAAGGGAAAATGGGAAGGGACTAGAGAAACGCTGTGCCCTCCGTCCGGTTGCTGTATCTCGGCGGCGCACCCGCTTGTGCGCCGTCGTCCTACAGGCCCGTGCGCCAGACCTCGACGGTGCGCCGCGCCACTTCTACCCTCGCGCCCGATCGGCACGCGCCACAGGCGCGCTGCGACTCCTCGGCAACCGATGCCGTGCGAGAGCCGTACCGCGTCTTCGTTATGCGTATTGCTCATCCCTCCGCTGTCGGCTTCTACCTCGTGCTCGCGCTGATCCTCGGCGGCGGCGTGGCGGCGGTCGCGGTGATGGCCGAGGCGCTGCCGCTGTGGACGGCGTGGCTCGGGCTGGTCGCCTTCGCCCTCCCGCTGCTGCTCGGGCTGCGCGGACCGGGGCGGCGGTGGCGCGCCGCGCAGCGCC
The sequence above is a segment of the Bacteroidota bacterium genome. Coding sequences within it:
- a CDS encoding RNA-binding domain-containing protein, coding for MTIVDLLARREGIDFEVKAAQGREGLGEVPRSVWETYSAMANTQGGEIVLGVKEYPDGTLDILGLARPEQVLKSFWDEANNPNTVNLNILRNHDAQIVEDGGRAVVHISVPRASREQRPVYVGPNPLTSTYRRNHEGDYRCPEREVRRMIADAEQDQRDARILPGYTLNDLDASSVVSYRNEFRSANPNHVWLTEDDLGLLTQLGGWRRDRQTDEMGLTLAGVLMFGSLRAILDALPDYVLDYREVPEDTPRLRWADRVTTDGTWSGNLYSFYRRAFARLTDGLRIPFVTEAGRRVDETPVHRALKEALVNALIHADYSASTPILIQKTHGLFSFRNPGSLRIPPGRVRAGGTSDCRNRNLQKMFQMIGAAEQAGSGFPTIVGAWKDQHWRPPSLVERFEPEHITLRLSMASLLPEDVVARLRARFGEAFAELSEVERTAVVTAAVEGKVSNGRLQDLYDLHPAAITEILGRLVAAGFLVSQGTKRWTTYILSPDRTPNLFDTEEETFDTDQSPTESDQTPGDTDQSPTESDQTPGDTDQSEELDLSPYIRAAGSVRSSGWAPPEATRQALWNALVVAQERNEYLSVDNLTVILNRSKPSIYRYLRALREKIETRFVGDRAPGQGYRAQASR
- the clpB gene encoding ATP-dependent chaperone ClpB → MNLQKFTVKAQEAVQAALDLAASLNHQGLEPPHLMKAFLADEGSVVRTLLSRLSANLDFIAAKTEGALGMLPKVSGASVGGQYVGNDLNTVFDRALSEAEALGDAYVATEHLLLAMAESSTAIGQALAEQNVTKERVLEAMQAMRGGQRVTDPYAEAKYEALNRYARDLGEAARKGKIDPVIGRDEEIRRVLQILSRRTKNNPVLVGEPGVGKTAIAEGLAIRIVQGDVPEGLKSKRLLALDMGALIAGAKYRGEFEDRLKAVVKEVADSDGEVILFIDELHTLVGAGAAEGAMDAANILKPALARGDLRAIGATTLDEFRKYFEKDKALERRFQMVLVGEPSVEDTVGILRGIKDRYEMHHGVRITDGAIVAAAELSDRYVTNRFLPDKAIDLVDEAASRLRIEIDSMPEELDQLEREIRQREIAREAVKREGDDAQVEVITEELANLEEERDRLRARWEQEKALIEAVQAAKEGIDRLRVEAEELERQGDFGRVAEIRYGQVPGLEAQIEATNARLDELQAGGALLKEEVGASDIAEVVSRATGIPVAKMLEAEKEKLLGMERDLERRVIGQSDAVAAVSNAVRRGRAGLQEASRPIGSFIFLGTTGVGKTELAKALAEQLFDDEGAVVRIDMSEYQERHAVSRLIGAPPGYVGYDEGGQLTEAVRRRPYSVVLLDEFEKAHPEVFNVLLQVLDDGRLTDNQGRTVDFTNTIVIMTSNLGSDLIKRRMELAGDEPFTDEQAEGLQTDMQNLLKQTLRPEFLNRIDETIVFQPLGRVEIGHIVGIQFENLRRLAAKSGIDLTLTDAARDYLARKGYDPVFGARPLKRVLQREIANQLAEQMLDGFVREGDTVEIDALPDGSGLTLTTDAAAPSEDAVTAPAAEA
- a CDS encoding cupin domain-containing protein — translated: MSDTSVKKVDSAHSPTGDLGQAYLVSGTRMAMRLWEIGPTDGIGAHTRPYETVGYVIEGKAELHLGEQVVTLAPGDSWLVPEGAEHHYVVHEHLKAVEATAPPAPEAADVSEAADRK
- a CDS encoding response regulator, whose protein sequence is MPDLSPRSLRRRLTLRYVLALTAVAVLVLAGQVLVQLSLHDQAADGREVNLAGRQRMLSQRIAKHALAAVSGMDRDRHLAALDTDVQEWQRVHRDLLRGSDALGLLGLASAPIYASLDSLSGTVEDAGAAAQTLRTAVLRDDDEAAQQALAALLSAEQTFLTAMDRVVFALDADSRSAVAWLRWVEGAMLLVTLLVLFFEARFVFRPAVRWTAESVAKLAEQRELLRTIFNHAPDPIFAIDREERYVMSSHAHAHILGFEDPEQVLGLTVFDIMPAEVAEAISEADRSVMETGEPTLGNELEVSLQGQSRWVVVSCVPLRDDTDAVVGLVGIVRDITEAKQREQEIAEKEALLRTIIDAVPDPIFAKDREGRCIARNLADAHLIGYDSVEPTLGLTVFDAVPEPVAERLWEADLQVMERGEPQIDRETHLAFDGNDRWVLSSKIPLRGEDGEVVGMVGVMRDITEQKQAEVRLREAKEKAEQATRAKSEFLATMSHEIRTPMNGVIGMTSLLLDTDLDAEQQDFVETIRTSGDALLTLINDILDFSKVEAGHLDLEIHPFDLRTVVEEALDLAAPKAAEKGIALAYLIEDGTPGAVEGDAARLRQVLVNLVGNAVKFTAEGSVFVRVAAVPLDPDAGTRCVLHVAVEDTGIGIAEDKLEQVFESFSQADASTTRQHGGTGLGLTISRRLVELMGGRIGVESELGVGSTFRFSVNVAAAASTKRVFLRAEPPELSGRRVLIVDDNAVNRRILGRFAERWGMPAAVAGSGAEALRLASEAADRGQPFEVVLLDMQMPEMDGLAVAEALARTAPRPVVVMLTSIHRDSALAQEGTLDAVLYKPIKPGRLYDTLIGVFEQSEAPAATLAVPEAAPVEAEAAGAEEPSSLRILLAEDNVVNQKVALRMLERLGYRADVAANGAEALAALRLHCEAGQPYEVVLMDVQMPEMDGLEATRRVRAELRHQPYIVALTANAMQGDRERCLNAGADDYLAKPVDVQALRQALEQRTVEVPDASEAAPAVSSAEVSKVRAAVAAQIGDDDPEFVREITSSYLESTESLLNLARASLYANDIAAAVRAAHTLKSSSAQLGFEDLAEQSATLEEDIQNARLAEAASGLRTVEDEFARVRPLVQALLRELPGAEGDTDGPPPGGAHFPNWITKPS